In Natrinema amylolyticum, the following are encoded in one genomic region:
- a CDS encoding sulfatase-like hydrolase/transferase, whose amino-acid sequence MTETTLLVTVDSLRTDHVQYMPRTLEYLDDTHDAAFATSTATPGSFPAIIGGEYPAGNGLESEASVAHEFDAHGVGITTNHLLSAEYGYAAGFDSFTSPKGGGESLKDKGAILLERGSLPYKVASWGYNRYQQLRSYVEETEKSFRPADAVVDQFLTETDGREEWFGWLHFMEPHHPYDPDGATIGRAKAQRVTRRVLSGRGSDEDEALVRDLYRREVSELDAALESLWDAIPDGTRVVFCGDHGELLGEDGLWGHPGEMRPELLNVPFGTRNAPDLGDVVSLVDVPTILTGTEHGVGTLDREVAFAAYGDRKAAMTADHIATADGTYRLDDGEPVDDPGLERELERFDPAYVVKEDALQEDLEDLGYA is encoded by the coding sequence ATGACGGAGACAACCCTGCTAGTCACGGTCGACTCGCTCAGGACCGATCACGTCCAGTACATGCCCCGAACTCTGGAGTATCTGGACGATACCCACGACGCCGCCTTCGCCACGAGCACCGCGACGCCCGGCAGCTTCCCGGCGATTATCGGCGGGGAGTACCCGGCCGGGAACGGCCTCGAGTCCGAGGCCAGCGTCGCCCACGAGTTCGACGCCCACGGCGTCGGGATCACGACGAACCACCTGCTGTCCGCGGAGTACGGCTACGCGGCCGGTTTCGACTCGTTCACGTCGCCGAAAGGCGGCGGCGAGTCACTGAAGGACAAGGGCGCGATCCTGCTCGAGCGGGGCTCGCTCCCCTACAAGGTCGCCAGCTGGGGCTACAACCGATACCAGCAGCTCCGGAGTTACGTCGAGGAGACTGAGAAGTCGTTCCGACCCGCCGACGCTGTCGTCGACCAGTTCCTGACCGAGACCGACGGCCGCGAGGAGTGGTTCGGCTGGCTGCACTTCATGGAACCGCACCACCCCTACGACCCCGACGGTGCGACCATCGGTCGGGCGAAAGCCCAGCGGGTCACCCGCCGCGTGCTCTCGGGTCGCGGCTCCGACGAAGACGAAGCCCTCGTTCGGGACCTCTACCGACGGGAGGTGAGCGAACTCGACGCGGCCCTCGAGTCCCTCTGGGACGCGATCCCCGACGGGACGCGCGTCGTCTTCTGTGGCGACCACGGCGAACTGCTCGGCGAGGACGGGCTGTGGGGCCACCCCGGCGAGATGCGCCCCGAACTGCTGAACGTTCCGTTCGGCACGCGGAACGCCCCCGATCTCGGGGACGTCGTCTCGCTGGTCGACGTTCCGACGATCCTGACGGGGACCGAACACGGCGTCGGCACGCTCGATCGCGAGGTCGCTTTCGCCGCCTACGGGGACCGGAAGGCCGCCATGACAGCCGACCACATCGCGACGGCGGACGGTACGTACCGACTCGACGACGGCGAACCGGTCGACGATCCCGGCCTCGAGCGGGAACTCGAGCGGTTCGATCCCGCCTACGTCGTCAAGGAAGACGCCCTGCAGGAGGATCTGGAGGATCTGGGATACGCATGA
- a CDS encoding glycosyltransferase — protein MTDADTDADVAILHDRFPGIGGGEEFAIEAARVLEAPIYTTYVADGTEIPDDVTVIPFRQAKYTSLPWRPFLEWKNEGMNPLETLNVALDMTDAHPDLAEYDVILESAPLSKYYVPDVGQRIVHYPHSPPRWLYDLYRDRLSSFELPFVEIGLKAYAKAWRALDKEANDYVDQFVANSELVRDRIRRFYDRDAAVVYPPVTGDWRNEGDDGYFVTWSRLAPEKRIDLIAKAFAGLDERLVIAGDGEQRERLEAFAENYDNIEVRGYVEDIESLVARATAVVYAPKQEDFGLVGAEAMMAGKPLLGVDEGFTRYQVREGRTGLCFEPTVESIRETVRRFDPDDFDAGEIREEARRYEYNRFAAGLREVVAETAAIDASPEPEREAESADDARGSGQQRAEGVPDQ, from the coding sequence GTGACCGACGCCGACACCGACGCGGACGTCGCGATCCTCCACGACCGGTTCCCCGGCATCGGCGGCGGTGAGGAGTTCGCCATCGAGGCCGCCCGCGTCCTCGAGGCGCCGATCTACACGACCTACGTCGCCGACGGGACCGAGATCCCCGACGACGTTACGGTGATCCCGTTCCGGCAGGCGAAGTACACCTCGCTGCCGTGGCGCCCGTTCCTCGAGTGGAAAAACGAGGGGATGAACCCGCTCGAGACGCTCAACGTCGCACTCGATATGACCGACGCCCATCCGGACCTCGCGGAGTACGACGTGATCCTCGAGAGCGCACCGCTGTCGAAGTACTACGTCCCCGACGTGGGCCAGCGGATCGTCCACTATCCCCACAGCCCGCCGCGGTGGCTGTACGACCTCTATCGGGACCGGCTCTCGTCGTTCGAGCTACCGTTCGTCGAGATCGGACTCAAAGCGTACGCGAAGGCGTGGCGAGCGCTGGACAAGGAGGCCAACGACTACGTCGATCAGTTCGTCGCGAACAGCGAACTGGTCCGGGACCGCATCCGGCGGTTCTACGACCGCGACGCCGCGGTCGTCTACCCGCCCGTGACCGGCGACTGGCGCAACGAGGGCGACGACGGCTACTTCGTCACGTGGTCCCGGCTCGCCCCCGAGAAGCGGATCGATCTGATCGCGAAGGCGTTCGCGGGGCTCGACGAGCGCCTCGTGATCGCCGGCGACGGGGAGCAACGGGAGCGTCTCGAGGCCTTCGCCGAAAACTACGACAACATCGAGGTCCGGGGCTACGTCGAGGACATCGAGTCGCTGGTCGCCCGGGCCACCGCCGTCGTCTACGCCCCCAAGCAGGAGGACTTCGGCCTCGTCGGGGCCGAGGCCATGATGGCCGGCAAACCACTGCTCGGCGTCGATGAGGGGTTCACGCGGTACCAGGTCCGGGAGGGACGGACCGGGCTGTGCTTCGAGCCGACCGTCGAATCGATCCGCGAGACGGTTCGCCGGTTCGATCCCGACGACTTCGACGCCGGCGAGATCCGCGAGGAGGCCCGGCGCTACGAGTACAACCGCTTCGCAGCGGGGCTGCGCGAGGTCGTCGCCGAGACGGCGGCCATCGATGCCTCACCGGAACCGGAGCGAGAAGCGGAATCCGCGGACGACGCTCGAGGATCCGGACAACAGCGTGCCGAGGGGGTGCCCGATCAGTGA
- a CDS encoding CTP-dependent riboflavin kinase yields the protein MSVIAESAVGHDELAVLKLLALEGGLEGDVKISCSHLAERLDASNQTASRRLQRLESADLLERDTVSDGQWVEITETGERTLHAEYEDYRRIFETDSQVELEGTVTSGMGEGRHYISLPGYKRQFEERLGYEPFPGTLNVDLREDSVRRRSAMASLEPVPIDGWESDERTYGPAVCYPATIETADGELYENAYTIAPERTHHDDDQLEVIAPDKLREELALEDGDHVTVSVGDRE from the coding sequence ATGTCAGTGATAGCCGAGTCCGCCGTCGGGCACGACGAACTCGCCGTGCTCAAACTCCTCGCACTCGAGGGCGGACTCGAGGGCGACGTCAAAATCTCTTGTTCTCACCTCGCGGAACGCCTCGACGCGTCGAACCAGACCGCCTCGCGACGGCTCCAGCGCCTCGAGAGCGCCGATCTGCTCGAGCGCGATACGGTCAGCGACGGTCAGTGGGTCGAGATCACGGAGACCGGCGAGCGAACGCTCCACGCCGAGTACGAGGACTACCGTCGCATCTTCGAGACGGACTCCCAGGTCGAACTCGAGGGCACCGTCACCAGCGGCATGGGCGAGGGCCGCCACTACATCTCCCTGCCGGGCTACAAGCGCCAGTTCGAGGAGCGGCTGGGCTACGAGCCGTTCCCCGGCACGCTGAACGTCGACCTCCGCGAGGACAGCGTCCGTCGACGTAGCGCCATGGCCTCGCTCGAGCCCGTCCCGATCGACGGCTGGGAGTCCGACGAACGGACCTACGGCCCCGCCGTCTGTTATCCCGCGACGATCGAGACGGCCGATGGCGAACTCTACGAGAACGCCTACACTATCGCCCCCGAACGCACCCACCACGACGACGACCAGCTCGAGGTCATCGCCCCCGACAAGCTCCGCGAGGAACTCGCCCTCGAAGACGGCGATCACGTCACCGTCTCGGTGGGTGATCGGGAATGA
- a CDS encoding glycosyltransferase translates to MKRLLEALFGLVALTGLPYLIYLGVYYLRRPSGTPAETWPREPSVSIVLPTYNEAAIVESKLEELVELDYPMDRVEIVVVDSSDDGTADLVETFFAGRREPKLTLIREDERRGLAPALNEAYAAAANEVVVKTDCDSRIAPGAIRRAAANLADPSVAAVTGRNAEVIGESEVERGYRDIQTMIQVLESHIDSTLIFHGPFSAFERDAIVPIDEDSIADDSELALKIRRNGGRVIFDPDIHYKEAAHSEFGKRREQKDRRAMGLLRLLWRQRDALGRHGAYGRVVLPFNWWFMVVSPWLVATGIGVATVGSLAVLGPLGLATPAGVLAFTALGSRDALGPLQPLYSLFDSQISLFRASVSLLRARANGDEETHDGTWSPDRELREVLQ, encoded by the coding sequence ATGAAGCGTCTCCTCGAGGCCCTGTTCGGCCTAGTCGCGCTGACCGGTCTCCCGTATCTGATCTACCTCGGCGTCTACTATCTCCGGCGGCCGTCGGGAACGCCCGCCGAGACGTGGCCCCGAGAGCCCTCGGTGAGCATCGTCTTGCCGACCTACAACGAGGCGGCGATCGTCGAGTCGAAACTCGAGGAACTCGTCGAACTCGACTATCCGATGGATCGGGTCGAGATCGTCGTGGTCGACTCGAGCGACGACGGGACGGCCGATCTGGTCGAGACCTTCTTCGCCGGCCGTCGGGAACCGAAGTTAACGCTCATCCGCGAGGACGAGCGGCGGGGGTTGGCACCCGCACTGAACGAGGCTTACGCCGCCGCGGCGAACGAGGTCGTCGTCAAGACCGACTGCGACTCCCGGATCGCACCGGGCGCCATTCGAAGGGCCGCCGCGAACCTCGCCGATCCGTCCGTTGCAGCCGTGACCGGACGTAACGCGGAGGTCATCGGCGAGAGCGAGGTCGAGCGGGGGTACCGCGACATTCAGACGATGATTCAGGTCCTCGAGTCGCACATCGACTCGACGCTGATCTTCCACGGACCGTTCTCGGCGTTCGAGCGCGACGCGATCGTTCCGATCGACGAGGACTCGATCGCCGACGACAGCGAACTCGCCCTCAAAATCCGCCGCAACGGGGGCCGGGTCATCTTCGATCCGGACATCCACTACAAGGAAGCGGCCCACTCCGAGTTCGGCAAGCGCCGCGAGCAGAAGGACCGGCGCGCGATGGGGCTACTCCGACTCCTGTGGCGACAGCGCGACGCGCTCGGCCGGCACGGGGCCTACGGCCGCGTCGTCCTGCCCTTCAACTGGTGGTTTATGGTCGTCTCGCCGTGGCTCGTCGCGACCGGGATCGGCGTGGCGACGGTCGGCTCGCTGGCCGTCCTCGGGCCGCTCGGACTGGCGACGCCCGCCGGCGTCCTCGCGTTCACGGCGCTCGGCTCTCGCGACGCCCTCGGCCCGCTCCAGCCGCTGTACTCGCTGTTCGACAGCCAGATCTCGCTGTTCCGCGCGAGCGTCTCGCTCCTCCGCGCTCGCGCCAACGGTGACGAGGAGACCCACGACGGCACCTGGTCGCCCGACCGGGAGCTCCGGGAGGTGTTACAGTGA
- a CDS encoding glycosyltransferase — MTARTTARDRDGDSTTRTETETSRPRRAATSDRCLLYQNSDAHPAHRVFADAVGADRRHFETGSWPPEPGGNTERTIDRLRTAGTLPAYDTVIAEGSAPLQTGLAYKLRHPRTTLVYLAADETFYTLRQRPTRYVWHGLKPLSSRLLDGVIAVGRDAYRWGRPYLGDVPVAYVRPPIADDKYERLAALSPNSPANPFTILSAGEAKPANGYDRLARAVERFAGTVDADVRLVILGEGHDERPYAAMPHVVTPGFVDLDAFADWFDRASVYVQSSRGDAFPVAALEGILSGTPTTVTETTGVRELLPARQVVPPTEAGLFDGLVSFADLSPAERQSIASDQRSLVADLTESNQRERFSAALRKFT, encoded by the coding sequence GTGACGGCGAGGACGACTGCTCGCGACCGGGACGGCGACTCGACAACGCGAACGGAGACCGAGACGTCGCGTCCGCGGCGAGCGGCGACGAGCGATCGGTGTCTGCTCTATCAGAACAGCGACGCACACCCCGCACATCGAGTGTTCGCCGACGCCGTCGGCGCCGACCGTCGTCACTTCGAAACCGGGAGCTGGCCGCCCGAACCGGGCGGCAACACCGAGCGGACCATCGACCGGCTCCGAACCGCCGGGACGCTGCCCGCATACGATACCGTCATCGCGGAGGGGAGCGCGCCGCTCCAGACGGGGCTCGCCTACAAACTGCGCCACCCGAGGACGACGCTCGTCTACCTCGCCGCCGACGAGACGTTTTATACCCTGCGCCAGCGTCCGACACGATACGTCTGGCACGGGCTCAAGCCCCTCTCGAGTCGGCTGCTGGACGGCGTGATCGCGGTCGGCAGGGACGCCTACCGCTGGGGGCGACCGTACCTCGGCGACGTTCCGGTCGCGTACGTCCGGCCGCCGATCGCCGACGACAAGTACGAGCGGCTCGCCGCGCTCTCCCCGAACTCGCCCGCGAATCCGTTCACGATCCTCTCGGCTGGCGAGGCCAAACCCGCGAACGGCTACGATCGACTTGCTCGAGCGGTCGAGCGGTTCGCCGGGACTGTCGACGCCGACGTTCGATTGGTTATTCTCGGGGAGGGCCACGACGAGCGGCCGTACGCGGCGATGCCCCACGTCGTCACGCCCGGGTTCGTCGATCTGGACGCGTTCGCCGACTGGTTCGACCGCGCGAGCGTCTACGTCCAGTCGTCGCGGGGCGACGCGTTTCCCGTCGCCGCGCTCGAGGGGATCCTCTCGGGAACGCCGACGACCGTCACCGAGACGACCGGCGTCCGGGAACTCCTTCCCGCTCGACAGGTCGTTCCGCCGACCGAAGCGGGCCTGTTCGACGGGCTAGTGTCGTTCGCCGACCTGTCGCCCGCCGAGCGGCAGTCTATCGCGAGCGATCAGCGCAGTCTCGTCGCCGATCTGACCGAATCGAACCAGCGAGAGCGCTTCAGCGCCGCACTCCGGAAATTCACATGA
- a CDS encoding polysaccharide pyruvyl transferase family protein, producing MRILLLRTWTTNIGNGFIDYGARAMLERAFPDAEIVETGGYPNHAADTAALWRGTRKFERMTGYGGSDYESPTHRIRRNTVNVSELIDADLAVLPGCVLSRPTFRKYFDTLTRLRERDIPIIIIGGGGEEYDEAERKDVEAVFDALDIEVLLTRDRTAYEEYGDLVEYLYDGIDCSLFLGDRDRPPEANREFDVHTFDKQAEPDIDGASSTIIRPDHAPFDEPYHFPVGERARELVGLETPLFEAENVFVSDLVTDYLFLYANADVVRSDRIHACLPALTYGNRAQFYFDTPRANLFDRVPIDGDVTSEPVRFDMDELEREKDAQVEALEEGVTTVL from the coding sequence ATGCGAATCCTGCTTCTGCGAACGTGGACGACGAACATCGGGAACGGCTTCATCGACTACGGGGCGAGGGCGATGCTCGAGCGGGCGTTCCCCGACGCGGAGATCGTCGAAACGGGCGGGTATCCCAACCACGCGGCGGACACGGCGGCGCTGTGGCGGGGCACTCGAAAGTTCGAACGGATGACGGGGTACGGGGGGTCCGACTACGAGTCGCCGACCCACCGAATTCGGCGGAACACGGTGAACGTCAGTGAACTGATCGACGCCGATCTGGCGGTCCTGCCGGGCTGTGTGCTCTCCCGGCCGACGTTCCGGAAGTACTTCGACACGCTCACCCGACTCAGGGAGCGAGATATTCCGATCATTATCATCGGCGGGGGCGGCGAGGAGTACGACGAGGCCGAGCGAAAGGACGTCGAGGCCGTCTTCGACGCGCTCGACATCGAGGTCCTGCTCACGCGGGATCGGACCGCTTACGAGGAGTACGGCGACCTCGTCGAGTACCTGTACGACGGCATCGACTGTTCGCTATTCTTGGGCGATCGAGACCGGCCGCCCGAAGCGAACCGGGAGTTCGACGTCCACACGTTCGACAAGCAGGCGGAGCCCGATATCGACGGCGCGTCGTCGACGATCATCAGGCCCGATCACGCCCCCTTCGACGAACCGTACCACTTCCCGGTCGGCGAGCGGGCGCGGGAACTGGTCGGCCTCGAGACGCCGCTGTTCGAGGCCGAGAACGTCTTCGTCTCCGATCTCGTGACCGATTACCTCTTCCTCTACGCCAACGCGGACGTGGTGCGCTCGGACCGGATCCACGCCTGTCTCCCCGCCCTGACCTACGGCAACAGGGCCCAGTTCTACTTCGACACGCCGCGAGCGAACCTGTTCGATCGGGTCCCGATCGACGGCGACGTCACGAGCGAGCCGGTCCGATTCGATATGGACGAACTCGAGCGCGAGAAGGACGCGCAGGTCGAGGCGCTCGAGGAGGGGGTCACGACGGTCCTGTGA
- a CDS encoding sulfatase-like hydrolase/transferase: MSGHATMGDEPSIALVVLDTLRADSFDEHFDWLPGVQFTNAWSTSHWTAPAHASLFTGRYASEAGVTIKSQDFDRHTTRLPELLRDRGYRTRAFSCNVNISEQLGWHHGFDEFDGGWRLSGLGEDVFDWDAFIAEHQSDGPERYLRALWRCVEGDCDTTQSLKQGALMKLRDMGLERRHPDDGAAEFLEYVRDSSWNQNDEFLFANLMEAHLPYDPPDEYRTHPDEDSPHFDSVKATLREPSADPDRIRTAYDDAVRYLSDIYRDIYGELAAEFDYVVTLADHGEALGEYSAWQHGGGLHPPVTKVPLVVSAPGPNADDRTPDADGTERPTREALVNLLDVYATVLDLAGIESTHRRGESFRPLCSSDPPAAEPRSSALLEFHGISKRRALALEEDSYEAASIDTERHGLATADCYYFEDLTGNRMIGDCDPAALESELDRQVADLERREGLSEADMDGLESQLEELGYL; the protein is encoded by the coding sequence ATGAGCGGACACGCGACCATGGGAGACGAGCCATCTATCGCCCTCGTCGTGCTCGATACCCTTCGAGCGGATTCCTTCGACGAGCACTTCGACTGGCTGCCGGGCGTGCAGTTTACGAACGCGTGGAGCACGAGCCACTGGACGGCCCCGGCCCACGCCTCGCTGTTCACCGGTCGCTACGCGAGCGAGGCCGGCGTGACGATCAAATCGCAGGACTTCGACCGACACACGACTCGCCTCCCCGAACTGCTCCGAGATCGGGGCTATCGGACGCGGGCGTTCAGCTGTAACGTCAACATCTCCGAGCAGTTAGGCTGGCACCACGGGTTCGACGAGTTCGACGGCGGCTGGCGACTCAGCGGCCTCGGCGAGGACGTCTTCGACTGGGACGCGTTCATCGCCGAACACCAGTCCGACGGCCCCGAACGGTACCTCCGGGCGCTCTGGCGCTGCGTCGAGGGCGACTGCGACACGACCCAATCGCTGAAACAGGGGGCCCTGATGAAGCTCCGGGACATGGGGCTCGAAAGACGCCATCCCGACGACGGCGCGGCGGAGTTCCTGGAGTACGTCCGAGATAGCTCGTGGAATCAGAACGACGAGTTCCTCTTCGCGAACCTCATGGAGGCCCACCTGCCGTACGACCCGCCCGACGAGTACAGAACCCACCCGGACGAGGACTCGCCGCACTTCGACAGCGTGAAGGCCACGCTCCGGGAGCCGTCGGCCGATCCGGACCGGATCAGGACCGCGTACGACGACGCCGTGCGGTACCTGTCTGACATCTACCGCGACATCTACGGGGAACTCGCCGCCGAGTTCGACTACGTCGTAACCCTCGCCGACCACGGCGAAGCGCTCGGGGAGTACAGCGCGTGGCAGCACGGCGGCGGCCTCCATCCCCCCGTAACGAAGGTCCCGCTCGTCGTCTCCGCGCCCGGCCCGAACGCCGACGACCGAACCCCCGACGCGGACGGCACAGAGCGACCGACGCGAGAGGCCCTCGTGAACCTGCTGGACGTCTACGCGACGGTGCTCGACCTCGCCGGAATCGAGTCGACCCACCGTCGCGGCGAGTCGTTCCGCCCACTGTGCTCGAGCGACCCGCCCGCGGCGGAACCGCGGTCGAGCGCGCTGCTGGAGTTTCACGGAATCTCGAAGCGACGCGCGCTCGCGCTCGAGGAGGACAGCTACGAGGCCGCCTCGATCGACACCGAACGCCACGGGCTCGCGACGGCCGACTGTTACTACTTCGAAGACCTGACCGGGAACCGGATGATCGGCGACTGTGACCCGGCCGCTCTCGAGTCGGAACTCGATCGGCAGGTCGCCGACCTCGAGCGCCGCGAGGGACTCTCCGAAGCAGATATGGACGGTCTGGAATCCCAGCTCGAGGAGCTGGGGTATCTGTGA
- a CDS encoding sulfatase-like hydrolase/transferase produces MSGNTSPNVVVLCLDTVRKDVYDRYATRLREMATVRFEGMRALGGWSVPSHAGMLTGSVPSETGVHAHQRRFDPIDAEDTWIAPLERQGYESVCVTSNIYASPVFGFDRFFDRTVPISPSRRLPAGMDVQEHISDRSTDGAEAYADFVREALAHDHPLRSLANGVLLKLDDVSRKLPLEKPTDFGGRAIARALEREVTEPDGPVVAFANLMDAHGPHTPFRGLDDSIHGVSADFHSSSFRDSDVNAADGLGEFESDVERVRGLYAATVDYLDRIVADLVTALAAGDDRESIVIVTADHGENLGYESDGYLMNHMSSLSEALLHVPFDVIATGDRDLDLAVDDTRSDERGAVASGTARPVDVDGLSSHADLGDVIRSLADEEPFDPFAFERERARAEIVGSGSGIPEGEDESYWDRGQRVVYEDERKYYRDQLGTEAVYDVSGPPSKQVELPDETVPDGLFESAFGDWVTDDEHDEAAFAEEVDAASRARLEDLGYL; encoded by the coding sequence ATGAGCGGAAATACCAGTCCGAACGTCGTCGTCCTCTGTCTGGACACCGTCAGGAAAGACGTCTACGACCGATACGCCACTCGCCTCCGAGAGATGGCGACCGTCCGCTTCGAGGGAATGCGGGCGCTCGGCGGCTGGAGCGTCCCGAGCCACGCCGGAATGCTGACGGGTTCGGTTCCGTCGGAAACGGGCGTCCACGCACACCAGCGGCGGTTCGACCCGATCGACGCCGAGGACACGTGGATCGCGCCCCTCGAGCGACAGGGGTACGAGTCGGTCTGCGTCACGTCGAACATCTACGCTAGCCCCGTCTTCGGGTTCGATCGCTTCTTCGATCGGACGGTTCCCATCTCGCCGAGCCGCAGACTCCCGGCGGGGATGGACGTTCAAGAACACATCTCCGATCGATCGACCGACGGCGCGGAAGCCTACGCTGATTTCGTCCGCGAAGCCCTCGCGCACGACCACCCGCTGCGCTCGCTGGCCAACGGCGTCCTGCTCAAACTGGACGACGTGAGCCGGAAGCTGCCGCTCGAGAAGCCGACCGACTTCGGCGGCCGCGCGATCGCTCGAGCCCTCGAGCGGGAGGTCACCGAGCCCGACGGACCGGTGGTCGCCTTCGCCAACCTCATGGACGCCCACGGCCCGCATACGCCGTTTCGCGGGTTGGACGACTCGATCCACGGCGTCTCGGCCGACTTCCACTCGAGTTCGTTCCGCGATTCGGACGTGAACGCCGCAGACGGCCTCGGCGAGTTCGAATCTGACGTCGAGCGCGTTCGCGGGCTGTACGCGGCGACGGTCGACTACCTCGACCGGATCGTCGCTGACCTCGTGACCGCGCTGGCCGCCGGTGACGACCGCGAATCCATCGTGATCGTGACGGCGGACCACGGCGAGAACCTCGGCTACGAGTCGGACGGCTACCTCATGAATCACATGAGCAGCCTCTCGGAGGCGCTGTTGCACGTTCCGTTCGACGTCATCGCGACCGGTGATCGCGACCTCGATCTCGCGGTCGATGATACTCGTTCTGACGAGCGGGGCGCAGTCGCCAGCGGCACTGCCCGCCCCGTCGACGTGGACGGACTCAGTTCCCACGCCGATCTCGGGGACGTAATCCGATCGCTCGCGGACGAGGAGCCGTTCGATCCGTTCGCCTTCGAGCGCGAGCGCGCTCGCGCCGAGATCGTCGGCTCCGGCTCCGGCATCCCGGAGGGCGAGGACGAGTCGTACTGGGACCGCGGCCAGCGGGTCGTCTACGAGGACGAGCGGAAGTACTATCGCGACCAGCTCGGTACCGAGGCGGTGTACGACGTCTCCGGGCCGCCGTCGAAGCAGGTCGAACTGCCCGACGAGACGGTGCCGGACGGGCTCTTCGAGTCCGCCTTCGGCGACTGGGTCACTGACGACGAGCACGATGAGGCGGCGTTCGCCGAGGAGGTAGACGCGGCGAGTCGCGCACGACTGGAGGACTTGGGATACCTATGA
- a CDS encoding alkaline phosphatase family protein: protein MTVVVLALDALDAGLVDHFDLDAVRLQSGGEIETFANTQAVPYTPEVWATVATGLEPAEHGITGGGTSEWENPALDLASTVTGRLDESTRGTLGKLVRSRTGTRERIGETDRESMFDKDDAVVHNWPGVHDGQPLQRAWDLMNAVAEGMPRSEFERELFGLCAQQFGWAREMLAHPVSIAGVHVHTLDAAGHAYADDEAALDRAYERVGEFVQEVTAALGEEDELLVVSDHGMRTEFYPPDAGEKPASHSWRAYASSTADTYPKSVYDVRRWVEERAAESGAGATDGDEGIDMPTERLRELGYLD from the coding sequence ATGACGGTCGTCGTCCTCGCGCTCGACGCGCTCGATGCCGGATTGGTCGACCACTTCGATCTCGACGCCGTCCGCCTCCAGTCGGGTGGCGAGATCGAGACGTTCGCGAACACGCAGGCGGTTCCGTACACGCCGGAGGTCTGGGCGACCGTCGCGACCGGGCTCGAGCCGGCCGAGCACGGGATCACGGGCGGCGGTACCAGCGAGTGGGAAAACCCCGCGCTCGACCTCGCGTCGACGGTCACCGGTCGCCTCGACGAGTCGACTCGGGGGACGCTCGGCAAACTCGTTCGGTCGCGGACCGGCACGCGCGAGCGCATCGGCGAGACGGACCGCGAGTCGATGTTCGACAAAGACGACGCGGTCGTTCACAACTGGCCGGGCGTCCACGACGGGCAGCCGCTTCAGCGGGCCTGGGACCTGATGAACGCCGTCGCGGAGGGGATGCCCCGCAGCGAGTTCGAGCGCGAACTGTTCGGGCTCTGCGCCCAGCAGTTCGGCTGGGCCCGCGAGATGCTCGCACACCCGGTCTCGATCGCCGGCGTCCACGTCCACACGCTGGACGCGGCGGGCCACGCCTATGCCGACGACGAGGCCGCGCTGGACCGCGCCTACGAGCGCGTCGGCGAGTTCGTACAGGAGGTCACCGCCGCTCTCGGCGAGGAGGACGAACTCCTCGTCGTCAGCGATCACGGCATGCGAACCGAGTTCTATCCGCCCGACGCGGGCGAGAAGCCGGCGAGTCACTCCTGGCGCGCGTACGCGAGTTCCACGGCGGACACATATCCGAAATCGGTCTACGACGTGCGACGCTGGGTGGAGGAACGCGCAGCGGAATCCGGCGCGGGCGCGACCGACGGCGACGAGGGAATCGACATGCCGACCGAGCGCCTGCGCGAACTCGGCTATCTCGACTGA